The sequence GATAACATTTGGTACCTTTTCAGgctataaaataaacaatagaaAATCAGCAATAATGTTTTTGACAGAAAATGCGAGAAGTAGTCCCCCGATCCCTACACCATTTAATGTGTCAAAACAGGGATTTACTTATTGAGGTGTCAAAAATACCCCTACTATAGAcacatattattatattatttcagcTAATTAATGCCCCCTCGTCGATACAGTCACACAATTGATACATAGATGGACCAAATTACCCATATCCTTAATCGGATACGTTAATATCCTAAAAATGTATTcggcaaataaataaaagcttCTTAAAAAAACCTCATTAATTGGTATGAGTTTAAAAGGTGCTTGCACCTCAGCACCACTGGCTGACGTCACACTTTTACGGAAGTCTGAGCGCACAACAGCTGTTTCACACACTTATTGATGGGCGTTCTCAGTGGGCGCAAATACTGCCCCTGGCTCGGACTCCGATTTTTCGATCTTTGCAGACGTACACAATGTATGCATACGTCATATAACAGTCTTAAGGAAGGGGAAAAttcgaaaaagcatgatatcgCCCCTTTAACCTATTTTCCTTGTACCCATACTCATCATACACCTTTAAGTGGTGTGAGGTGTCTAGTAGTCGTATATCCTAACCACAAGCCACATACAAACTAATAAGAGGAGGTTCCAGTGAGATATGAACTATGATATCAACACCATAACCACATAGACATGACAGCTCCCACTCACTGGCTTTGCTGCAGTTGAGCTCGTCACTGCGGTCCCTGCAGTCCAGCACTCCGTCACACACCGAGGACttgggcacacacaccttgttggGACACATGTGGAAACACTTCCCTCCtaaagaaacacagacacacacagacacacacgcacacccacacacagacacacagacacacacactgtactggCCCAGCATGGTTCGAATGATTGTCTTCAGTCGATGACGCAACATCACTCACACTTTTATTGCCTATCTAGTTTAATATTATAGGCTACCACTTATTCAGTTTGACCTTCAATATTTCCCCTTCTCTGCTCTCAACAGCTCATTGAGAGGCCATTCATTTCATATTAGTCCTGTAGACACATTGGACCATGTTTCACATGGTATACAGATATTCTGAAAAAAACGCTTTTAATATTGAAATACGGTACGGGAGGGTAGGGTGTGTAAGGTGCGGTAGGGTAGGGTACGGTACGGTGTGGTACTGTAAGGCAGGGTATGGTACGGAGATGTACGGTGGAGTACGGTAAGGTACGGTACGGAGATGTACGCTGAGGTACGGTTCGGTACGGTGTGGTACTGTAAGGCAGGGTACGGTACGGAGATGTACGGTGGAGTACGATAAGGTAAGGTACGGAGATGTACAGTGAGGTACGGTTCGGTAGGGTACGGTACTGTGTGGTACTGTATGGTACGGTACGATACGGTACGGTGATGTACGTACCACAGCTGCCCTCCTCACTGCTCTCTCCACAGGGGGCCTGGCCGAGGCACCGGCTCCCTGGAGGTTTACATTCTCCGTTCCCACAGGACACGTCCCCGGGCTTACATGacgctgcaacacacacactcaaagttaCATATAAAAACACtttacaaacgcacacacaaccccacacattTGTTTGTCCTCCGGTTATTGCCGGTTATATACTCTTTGTAACGTATTTTATGACGTCAAAAAACAAAatctggaccaggaccaggagcCACTCACGGCACTTGGTCTCGTCCCGTCCGTCGGAGCAGTCCCTGACGCCGTCACACACCTTCCTCAGTGGGACGCAGCGGCCATCCCCACAGCGGAACTGGCGAGGACACGCTGAGGACCAGAAGACAGACCTAGTCTCACCAAGGAGCCACAGAGGAGAGCTCAGTATTCCTGCACGGCGGCTTGGCATCTTTTTAGGCACATAAATGATTTGCTTCAGGGACATTAGGGCCATAAGGGGATGGATAGGGTTGATTTACTGGGACACGGGAGGCCCCAGTGTCTTTAAGGCACTTTATGTTTCATCAGGGCTTTAAAAGTCAGGGCAGGGAACATCACAAAACACTAAACCGCATCACTGCTCTGAACCGCTACACATGTAATGCTGTGTAATGTCTCTCGCGTGTGGCAACCACTAGAGGACTCATTTAACCAACGACAAACTGCTGTTCCAATAAGCAGTTGTTAAGACGCAAAAAGGTCTTGATGCATCATTGAGGGACATTTGGCCCCATTGAGTCAACGGAGCCACCACCAGGTCATGCACCAGACCCTCCATCCTACAGAGGCCTACCGAGCCACAAGCAGTGGATTGGTTTCGCACTGGTGGTCTGATCATGAAACAATGAGTGTTGGAGAGAAGTTGGTGTCAggcctcaacgtcctccggggAGAAGGAGTGGTAGAGCAGGTAGAACCCCCTGTGAGTGACAGCCTGAGCGGTAGAGCAGGTAGAACCCTCTGTGAGTGACAGCCTGAGCGGTAGAGCAGGTAGAACCCTCTGTGAGTGACAGCCTGAGCGGTAGAGCAGGTAGAACCCTCTGTGAGTGACAGCCTGAGCGGTAGAGCAGGTAGAACCCTCTGTGAGTGACAGCCTGAGCGGTAGAGCAGGTAGAACCCTCTGTGTGTGACAGCCTGAGCGGTAGAGCAGGTAGAACCCCCTTGTGAGTGACAGCCTCACCGTTCTCCGTGGAGAAGGAGCGGTAGAGCAGGTAGAAGCCCTTGTGAGTGACGGATTCATCCGAGTGGAAGTGGAGGGTGACTGGAGACGAGTAGATGCGCTTCCTGCTGCTCTCTGACACGGGGTTACACAgcctgggagaggggggaaacaCCGTGTTATTTGATGGCCCGTTTCCACCGGCGGATGCGGGTCGGTTCGGTGTGCCAAGGTGCGGCACggttcgcgtttccaccgcctaAAGTGGGCGGGGTCCGGACTGAGCCGTGATGAGCCGTACTCCtctcgcagtactcctccgttggggtacctagacgtctgaaagggtgccaacAAGTTCGAGCTATACACGCCGTCCGTTGAtcggtcgacagaatcgtcacttccgtgcgacagggggataataacaacCAAACACAGTACCCGCTAGGCATTTTTGGACAACGGCGAAAACTaggtttattgaagaaaatgtcgcgCGAAAGTATgacgtccttcttggacgtcctacattgttgctctttgttcattgtgttgcgttcttctttttccttggatttattagcaggctaaaCTGTGttgggctgctatgaggtcatgatgcttacgtagctgccgcggctatcgccatccggcttaaacgccgccctaccataagggtactgtcggcggtgaaAACGCAAGTTACAGAGCTGAACCTAACTGCACCTAAACTACTCCAGCTAGCCGCACCGCACCGGACCGCACGGCTATTTGGAAACTAGGCGATAGATGgtaccagcggggggggggccctacCTGGTGCTCCAGGGGTGGAGTTCTGACACACTCAGTTTCTGTGGCCTTGTCTTGGAGCAGTGGAGGGGCCTTTTCCAATGCACTTTTACAGAGACCCCCCAAAATGTCACTGTGAGGCTTACAGGGGGTCTTCTGTGAAAAATCAAGGCTTTTCTGGCCCCCGAGACCCCCTGTATTTCACACTCTGGTTCCAAGGGTGTGCATTGTTTTTATACCAGGACACCTCTGCCGACAACATGAGATAAAACAAGCTCTAAGTAATGTGAAAGAATACTGTCATTTCAGCTGATGAATCCTTTTAAGTGAAAGTAATTTATATCTTTGTTATATCATTGTTGGTAAGTCTATCATGAATAAACGGGGTGGCCCGTGGTATATAGccttaataatataaataataactaaTATAACATTGTATTCCAGTAGTAAGCGAGAtagatattattatattatcaatatatataaaagTCGAAACTGGATTAGTGTTTCCCTGGGGGTAAAGGTAAGGGGAGATCAGAGACAGGAGACCGAGTGAGATACTGTTACTGTGAATAAAACTACGCATTTCATGTTGTTGGAAACATTTGGGTTAATGTAGGTAAGGATTTATGATTCTTGTCAATGATATCAGGCTAACCAGATTCTCTTTTTGTGAGGGCCTTGTGTGCCTTGCTCATGAGATCCGAGACTAAAGTAATCATTGTTGCCCGTTGACTTTGTGTGCCAGGATGGTTTTTTTGGGGAGGGATTTGAACCAGCGATAGTCGGATTACACCGCTgttccttctcttttttctaCGTACTTAAGACCTCTGATGTCCAGCCAATCCTTTTCACAGCCATCCGAGGACGAGGAGTCCTGAATGTCCAAGGTTACTATCGTCACGGAGATCAGGTATCCTGGCAACGGAGCCTGGAAGTGACACCGGCGGGGAGAGCAGAAAGAGGGctaaacaaacgcacacactcacacacactcgcgcacacacacacagatagtgtGATGAGGTTAAACTAAacactaacacaacacaacgtcgCTCAATCGGCTTGAATTAAATGTTCTCTGAATGTATCTTTTGTTCactcacatgcactcacacacaaaacaacacaaacgcacacaaataaatacaatgtcgtgcacataaacacatgcacacatcaacacacagccacagccaaaaccacaaacccacacccccccatacacacacacacacacacacacacacacacacacacacacacacacacacacacacacacacacacacacacacacacacacacacacacacacacacacacacacacacacacacacacacacacacacacacacacacaatcagacacccACTGTCTCTGTCTTACCCGTATGGTCCAGGAGCAGTCCACGTTGGGGGGGTAGTGGGCTGGGTAGtagggggaggtgagggaacCGTTCCAGGAGGATATTGACCCTCCACAGCCTGCAGGGGGAGCCAAACATCATATGTTGATCGCTACcaccgcagacacacacgatCACCACACAATCCTCTGAATACCAATAAATCAGTCAACTGTAATGTCTGTATTAAGTGTGTACGTGGGTgggatttgtgtgtttgagtttcttTTTATACCCTATCCCTTCACCGATGATGtgtctatatgtatgtgtgtatggctattttgatgtgtttgtgtgtgtgggggtgtgtgtgtatatttggatgtgtttgtgtgtgtgtgtaattcatGTGTTTATGTATCTTTATTTGTATGCGTTAATGAGAGTGGGAGTTTATGCATacctgtttgtgcgtgtgcgtgtgtgtgtgtgtgtgtgtgtgtgtgtgtgtgtgcgcgcgcgcgcgcgcgcgtgtgtgtgcgcgcgcgtgtgtgtgtgtgcgtgtgtgtgtgcgtgtgtatgaggggccgcctgggacagaattcatacttggtcttacacaaaCTATTATAATCTTGCATATACACcagtatactcatacacacacactattatactccttttttttatgtatgtatgagagagtatagtagtgtatgtgagagggTATAGATGTTTAcgcaagagaatatagtagtgtgtgtgagagagtatcgaagtgtgtgtgggagagtatagtagtatgtgtgagagagagtataatgtttatgcaagagaatatagtagtgtgtgtgagagagtatagtagtgtgtgtgagagagtttgactGAAACTGAAGTGAGTTTGACTGAAACagaagtgagtttgattcctcagttcctgattggctgacactGACAGGAGAGGCGGTAGCTTCTGGTGTTCAAAATACTGCGCTGTcatttcataatatcatccgctctataaaatattctaatctagaacactccgggagctccggcggggggtactggagctctatatctaaataaaataagatataatgtatagatatctgtataatataatatataatataacggccaaaagctgtgtgcgcctccggatgatatcaTGAATCttaacgactgcgtcgggttctcgggagtccgcaaacgtcAACAATCTCTTACTCCTCCCTGCCGTGGTACAATTGTAATGACcccggaagaggcagtgaatgaagtattgctTAGACAGCACAgcttattagataccaccgctaataaacccttagaacacacacaagaacggtAACCACGATAACGCCGGTAACCAAAACAAATCCTGTGAAGCCGAATCCCCACGAGAGCTCCCCCGCTAAGGCCCGCCCCAAACCCTGTGACTctacaatattatattataaagatatctatacattatatcatcttatattatttagatatagagctcctggACTCACGGCGGAGCTCCCGGAGGTTTCTAGATTAGAATATTTGATAGAACggctgatattatgaatccaaAACggtggccatggttgagaatgaattggcggtCACAAGACGAAGCCTCTCTCAAACTCAGGCGACCACGCAAACAAGCgaccaaatatatttttggtgCAAACGCAACGTAACAACAATGCTGGAAATTCCAGAGTGAAATGACAGCGCAGTATTTTGAGCGCCAGAAGCTACCGCctcttctgtcagccaatcaggaactgaggaatgaaactcacttccgttttagtcaaactctctcacacacactactatactttCTCAGACAaaatactattctctctcacacacactactttattctcttgcataaacaactatactctctcacatacacaactatactctctcacatacactactatactctctcacatactgTACATGACTATAGActtgcatgcatacatgtaaaaggagtataatagtgtttgtgtatgggtatagtggtgtatatgcgagattataatagtgggtgtaagaccaagtatgaattttGTCCAAGGCGGCCCCTCatacgtgtgtgtctatgcgtgtgcatgtgtgtgtgtatgtgcgtgcgtgcatgcgtgcgtgtgattgtgtgtgcataggtgcgtgctcgtgtgcgtgcctgcgcacgtgtgtgtgtgtgtgtgtctgtgtgtgtgtgtgtgtgtgtgtgtgtgtgtgtgtgtgtgtgtgtgtgtgtgtgtgtgtgtgtgtgtgtgtgtgtgtgtgtgtgtgtgtgtgtgtgtgtgtgtgtgtgtgtaggtccaGCTCAGACCTGCTTTGGGGATGGCCTGGAAGTAGGCCTTGAAGACGGccccgtccctctgtctgcTGAAGGAGAAGGTGACCAGCATCACGTTGCCAGAGGAGGTCAGCTTCATGACCGGAGACGACCCGGTCATGGGCATCCCACACCACCTGGAAACACCCCATACACATCACACATACATCATCAAATACACGCAGCACATCCAAAATGCCATGCTCAGTGCCAGTCTATCTCTGATGCAGCCGATATAAACAGTATGCTCTCATTTGAGAAACACCCAAAGATCAGTCGTTTCTGATTATCATGGAAGGTAAAGCATGTATTTCCAGTTACATTGTGCAGTCTATACTCCTTCAGGAACCAATTTGATAGAACCAACCATTTTTTGAAGAATCAGTTTAGAGCAGTTatttaattgaataaaagcatAGGAATATACATTGTCTCCCTTTAGAGACATCCGTGACCAAACAAATCAAACTACTtttctctttaatatctgacaTGAAGGACCATTCATGGAGGACTACGGGTTCACAAAGAAGCATTCTGTGAGCGACCCTATTCCCTGTTCTTTGAGCGGCCTATTGCTCTTCAGTTCTTCAGCAGACAACCATTGAGTCTTTATCAGAGAGAGAGCCTCTGACTGAATCACTTAGGACATGGGAGCATCAAACCTCTCTGCCTGTTGCCCACTACACTATCCCCGATATTATACCCTGAGCATACACTGTACTTTATGTTTTATAGACAAGCATATTGGATGACTGTTCTGTTTTGGCTTGGAGGCATTTTATATCTACTgtatatttcccccccccccccactgagtcCCCCCACCCACCGGGCGATGATCTTGTTCTGCAGCGGCAGCAGGAAGTCGTAGGCGGACAGCTTGTGCGCGGTGCAGCTCCCGGGCGTGGCGCCGGCGTGCAGAGTGAGGACCACCAGACGCACCAGGTGGCCCGAGGGCACGCGCAGGCGCCACTGGTAGTACGGCCGCTTGGGGCTCACCAGGCTCAGCGTGCGGTTGTTACCGTACTTAGCGTACAGGTCGAAGGACATGGCTGGGGTGCAGGGGAGAACCTAGGTTATTATcatcagatagatagatagatagatagatagatggatggatggatggatggatggacggatggatggatggatggatggatggatggatggatggatggatggatggatggatggatggatggatggatggatggatggatggatggatggatggatggatggatggatggatggatggatggatggatggatacttTATCGATCCCCAGGGGAAATTAAAAGTCCCAATAGCATaatgacatcacacacagcacacatacaACAAAACAAGCTGATAAAATAAAGATACTAAAGTTAAATATCCACAAGAATGTAAAAAGAGAAAGCACGAGACGCTTGCAGGATAAGGATAAAGGATAAAGTCTGGGAACCAGCgttaaatatggacaataaAAGAGAATAATGTAAGTACGTTATTATTAGTATACTACATCCTgcagattattattatacttcatCCTGATGCACTGCAGAGCATCTATTGTACTGATCATAGCATCAAGCTTATCACACAGAGGGCTCACAAACACGGTACTCCAACCCTAGCATCAAGCTAATTTCAAAGACGTGGCTGAGGACAAGCAATTTGGTCAAATAGACCGAAAGTTTGACTATTTTTGAGTTAGTGTCTGCTCACCTTGGAAGCCCAGCTGCCACTTCCCACCCTGGATGCTGTTGGGGTTTTTAAACTTGTCTGCTTTGTCATCTGAGTCGAAATCCTCAGGGTTCAACCCTGTCCATGTTTATAAGAATAACATCAACGAGGGGTTCATAGTTCAACAGTTTCAGAGTGTGAATACAACTGAATAAGGCTTTGTATTGGATCCATGTGTAATGGCAGATCCTGTGCCCTTGAGATACAAAGTTGTAACATGTCGGCTGTCCGTCTATAGGACAAGGGGATGCTCAAACCAGTATCTTAAGCAGTGGTCTTCAGAAGGGGCCTGCCTCCCAATAGGGGGTCGCAGCAGGGCGGGGGTTGTGGGATGTGATCACTTTTGTTAACATGGCAATGGGAAAGTATTTATTACAGAGacagtctggggccccctgttATGAAGTGTGTGAGggtaggagagagagtgtgaaaggAGTTAACATTGCATTGGTTATtgaggataggagagagagtgtaaagGAGTTAACATTGCATTGGTTATtgaggataggagagagagtgtaaagGAGTTAACATTGCATTGGTTATtgaggataggagagagagtgtaaagGAGTTAACATTGCATTGGTTATTGATGCGTTCATGTGTTGATGTGTCGGCCATCAGGTGCTCTTTCCTACCGAGCAGTTTCAGCATCTCATCATCACGCTCCAGCAGGTAGCGCTCCTCGTTGCGGCTATCCTTGAGTTTGTTGTTGCCTGGCAACCGTCGCTGTGTCCGGGCGGGGCTCCATCTCCGGATCGCCATGGCAACATCATCCGGGGCCGAGAACTTGCTCCAGTAAAATACATTAAGCCCTTCCGCTCCTTCACTGTCACACACAGAGCTCACAATGATGCTATGCCCACACTAGCATCAAgctaatctcacacacacagctcaccgTGATGCTACCCCAACATAGCATCAAGCTAATCACACACAGAGCTCACAATGATGATACTCCCACACTAGCATCAAGCTAATCACACACAGAGCTCACAGTGATGCTACTGACACACTAGCATCAAGCTAATCACACTCAGAGCTCACGGAGATGCTACTGACACACAAGCATCAAGCTAATCACACACAGAGCTCACAGTGATGCTAGTGACACACTAGCATCAAGCTAATCACACACAGAGCTCACAGTGATGCTACTGACAcaggggtcatccctatgttcccaggtcctatgttccccgggtgcaaatggttagggtcaggtttagggtaatggttagggttagggtgaggtgagggttaaccctaaacctaaccctaaccataaccaatcggaggagagccattctaaccaatcacaggcgaatcagaggTGAAAAAGGCGGTATttgcccctaccatcctgcgaaaaaaagatttgctcacagggtcctatatgttccccggtcacatacaaagcggggaacataggacccggggaacataggacctggggaacaaaGGACCCTTGGAACATAGGTACGCTCCCCTGACACACTAGCATCAAGCTAATCACACACAGAGCTCACAATGATGCTATTGCTTAGCATTGAAAAAGTACATACTCTAACATATATAGAGTAGACTAAAAAGAGGCATAAAAATCATCTTTTGGAAATTGATCTTAATAccttaattaaacaaatgaggaaaaatccaaaatccaaggacaccaattttctttgtgaatgaataatgtatcgtaaatagataaatgttctccatttaAATAAAGGGTGCATAAATATAGACACCCCTATGTTAAATTCCCATAGAGGCAGGCAGTTATCTCATGGATCCAGGATACTATGCATCCTGATGAAGTCGCCTaggcctttggaattaaaatagccCCACATCACCACATACCCTTGACCATTACTAGAGATTGCCATGGTTCTTTTCAGTTAGCCTAATAGCTGTTAGTTAACCTAATGATTTCAAACCAGCTAATAGGCTAACTGAAATAAAACCATGCCAATCTCTAGGTATGGTGAAGGGTATGTGATGATGTGGggctattttaattccaaaggctaAGGGAACTTAATCAGGATGCATAGTATCCTGGACCCATGAAATaacttcaaaaataaaaatctgcctGCTTCTATAAGAATTTAACATAGGGGTGTCTATACTTATGCACCCTGTATTTTAATGgagaacatttatttaattacaatacattattcattcacaaagaaaattaGTTTCCTTAAAGGTTGGTTTTTTCctcatttatttaattaaggCATAAGATCAATTTCTAAAAGATAAAtttttattcctctttttaGTCAACTTTAGTGTGGGTGCCTAAACGTCTGCCTCCCACTGTCTACCACTGGACTTCGCCGAGGCAAATACTAACCGGTTTCTAGGCCTccgcgtcgtccattaattcttgataatggacacctcgtcgggcattatcccttacataatggacacctcgaagggcattattcACTCAACTCTGATCGGCTATTGGTTTTTATCAAGGAATGAAGCCGGGCTGAAATTCTAATGACACCACAGAACCGACACATAGATGGAAAAGAAAATGTGACTACTACTCCTaacactactattactactactactactactactactacacacacTAGACAAACACTAGAGCTTTCAGTGTACCTGAAAGCAGTGATTCCTGAGTATAGGTAGTAGGGACTCCAGGGGGAGGCCTGGTAGATCTGGGTGAACtgtgagtggagagagagagagagagagagagagagagagagagagagagagagagagagagagagagagagagacagagacataatATTAAACAATAGATGTGACGTCacattgctttgtgtgtgtgtgtgtgtgtgtgtgttcatatgtgagtctttgtgtgtgtgtgtgtgtgtgtgtgtgtgtgtgtttgtgtatatgtgtgtgtgtgtgtgtgtgtgtgtgtgtgtgtgtgtgtgtgtgtgtgtgtgtgtgtgtgtgtgtgtgtgtgtgtgtgtgtgtgtgtgtgtgtgtgtgtgcactgctaTGAGCAGCAGCACAGAGCTCCTTTGTGAGTGTGCGCCCGGACCCAGGGGTTGTGCAGGGTGCTGGCCGGGTCACCCAGCTGCTCACCGAGCACAGCCAGGTAGCAGACCAGCTGACCACCTTCACCTGCAGTCCGGACCACAGAGCTGACATCACTCAACCCCACTCTGGTACCTCCTACTCTCCCTTCCTGCCTATGTACCtaactctccctcgctctctttttcccgcctccctcccttcctccctcccttgatACCTACCACagtctctcttcctcctacaCTAGCCCTCAACCCCTCCCTTCCATCCCTAACTCTCCTCTCTGCCAGCAGTCCTCCATCCCAGATGTGAGCCCGCCCAGTCTGCCCCACTGCCCTCTGCTggatctctctgctctccttctcattgACTccccactgctctctctctctctctctctctctctctctctctctctctctctctctctctctctctctctctctctctctccctctctctgctccccttcTTATTGTCTCTCCagtgctctcttgctctctctctttctagctCGCCCTCCCCACTCACcttctcattgtctctctaccgccctctctctctttctctccctccccacccacctTCTAATTGTctcatttacattacatttacatttacatttaaggcatttagcagacgcttttatccaaagcgtcttacaataagtacatttgtcataagaagtgcaacaatatatcgccgtcggtacagtaaggatgttcatagaaccaagtgcaagtacaacaatcgctaggccaattccctgtgttacagcaatgataggagctactgcagttgctacacagttaagtactataatacaatacaatacaatacaatgtacaatggtggccagaagggggagggtggctatgcagagttgaGGTGGAATCTGAAAAGGTGAGTCTTGagcctttttcggaagatagtgagcgactctgtggtcctgagaacggcagggagctcgttcacCACTgtggtcccaaaaccgagaaaattTGTGACTTTGTTGATCAACCTTTGTTacctcttagcgatggcggtaccagacgtccagctgaggaaGTTGAGcagagggatcgagctggggtgtgtggctttaccaatgcttggaggtaggcaggggcagttccatcgactgccttgtatgccagtaccatcattttaaatttgatgcaagctactacagggagccagtggaggtccagGAAGAGGggagtcacatgggagaacttcggtaggttgaacacgaggcgcactgccgcattctggatgcgctgcaagggtttaatcgcagaggcaggaagtccagccaggagtgagttgcagtagtcgaggcgggagatgaccagtgatttgactagaagctgagctgcttcccttgtgaggaagggccggattctgcgtaTGTTATAAAGtaca is a genomic window of Gadus chalcogrammus isolate NIFS_2021 chromosome 23, NIFS_Gcha_1.0, whole genome shotgun sequence containing:
- the LOC130377491 gene encoding suppressor of tumorigenicity 14 protein; this translates as MAIRRWSPARTQRRLPGNNKLKDSRNEERYLLERDDEMLKLLDDKADKFKNPNSIQGGKWQLGFQAMSFDLYAKYGNNRTLSLVSPKRPYYQWRLRVPSGHLVRLVVLTLHAGATPGSCTAHKLSAYDFLLPLQNKIIARWCGMPMTGSSPVMKLTSSGNVMLVTFSFSRQRDGAVFKAYFQAIPKAGCGGSISSWNGSLTSPYYPAHYPPNVDCSWTIRAPLPGYLISVTIVTLDIQDSSSSDGCEKDWLDIRGLKLCNPVSESSRKRIYSSPVTLHFHSDESVTHKGFYLLYRSFSTENACPRQFRCGDGRCVPLRKVCDGVRDCSDGRDETKCPSCKPGDVSCGNGECKPPGSRCLGQAPCGESSEEGSCGGKCFHMCPNKVCVPKSSVCDGVLDCRDRSDELNCSKANNKGCLPSSYKCASGKCVNKLNPECDGAKDCSDGSDEQRCGCGTRPRKRSKIVGGSDAGVGSWPWQVSLQMDRYGHVCGASLVSSRWLISAAHCFQDSDAIKYSDPRSWRAFMGLRAMSMGNAGAATRPIRRIVLHPQYDQFTSDYDLALLELSAPVFFSDLVQPVCVPAPSHTFSTATSCYVTGWGVLMEDGELAARLQEAPVKIINRNTCNKLYDDAVTPRMLCAGNLQGGVDACQGDSGGPLVCVERGRRWFLAGVVSWGEGCARLNRPGVYTQVVKFADWIQQQTRGQV